The Saccharopolyspora gloriosae genome window below encodes:
- the greA gene encoding transcription elongation factor GreA, with the protein MSDTQVTWLTQDAYARLKGELDELVANRPVIAAKINEAREEGDLKENGGYHAAREEQGQLESRIRQLQELLRTAQVGDVPTESGVAKPGSVLTVRYDGEDDTEQFLLANREEGAHGDLEVYSPTSPLGQALLEAKESETREYELPNGGTMKVTLVKAEPFAG; encoded by the coding sequence GTGAGCGATACCCAGGTGACCTGGCTGACCCAGGATGCTTATGCGCGGCTCAAGGGCGAGCTCGATGAGCTCGTGGCCAACCGCCCGGTGATCGCCGCGAAGATCAACGAGGCCCGGGAGGAAGGCGACCTCAAGGAGAACGGCGGGTACCACGCCGCTCGCGAGGAGCAGGGCCAGCTCGAGTCGCGCATCCGCCAGCTGCAGGAACTGCTGCGCACCGCCCAGGTCGGCGACGTGCCCACGGAGTCCGGCGTGGCCAAGCCCGGATCCGTGCTGACCGTGCGCTACGACGGCGAGGACGACACCGAGCAGTTCCTGCTGGCCAACCGGGAAGAGGGCGCGCACGGCGACCTCGAGGTGTACTCCCCGACCTCCCCGCTGGGCCAGGCGCTGCTGGAGGCCAAGGAAAGCGAGACGCGGGAGTACGAACTGCCCAACGGCGGCACCATGAAGGTGACCCTGGTCAAGGCCGAGCCTTTCGCCGGCTGA
- a CDS encoding DUF4307 domain-containing protein, whose product MSSQVPEGRYGSRARRTVPPVARWALGAVAVVVLIAVALVGYQNLGSPPIEGKQTAFEVLDDGSVQVTAEVRRDDPAKPAACVIRGRAESGEEVGRKEILVPPADGTIQLGTVLRTSHRATIGEVYGCTYRVPEYLSTHQRPTG is encoded by the coding sequence GTGAGCAGCCAGGTCCCCGAAGGGCGGTACGGGTCTCGCGCCCGGCGAACCGTCCCGCCGGTGGCCCGCTGGGCGCTCGGAGCCGTCGCGGTCGTCGTCCTCATCGCCGTGGCGCTCGTCGGGTACCAGAACCTGGGCAGCCCGCCGATCGAAGGCAAGCAGACCGCGTTCGAAGTGCTCGACGACGGTTCCGTCCAGGTCACCGCCGAAGTGCGGCGCGACGATCCGGCCAAGCCCGCCGCGTGCGTGATCCGGGGTCGCGCGGAATCCGGCGAAGAGGTCGGGCGAAAAGAGATTCTGGTGCCCCCGGCGGACGGCACGATCCAGCTGGGCACGGTGCTCCGTACCTCTCATCGAGCGACCATCGGGGAGGTGTACGGCTGTACCTACCGCGTTCCTGAATATTTGTCCACCCACCAGCGGCCAACCGGGTGA
- the mca gene encoding mycothiol conjugate amidase Mca: MAEKLRLMTVHAHPDDESSKGAATTARYVADGHDVMVVTCTGGEAGSILNPAMERPDVLANMQAIRRQEMAEAAAILGVRHRWLGYVDSGLPEGDPTPPLPEGCFATVDPAGPTADLVALLREFRPHVVITYDENGGYPHPDHIRCHEVSMAAFDAAGDPELHQDAGEPWQPLKLYYSHGFSRKKMQLFHDALLERGLESPYGDWLAKWDGSRPDNDERVTTRVECGAYFEVRDNALRAHATQIDPDSRWFAVPLDIQRALWPTEDYELVRSLVDSTLPEDDLFSGVREKVSA; the protein is encoded by the coding sequence ATGGCCGAGAAGCTGCGTCTGATGACGGTGCACGCGCACCCGGACGACGAGTCCAGCAAAGGGGCGGCGACCACCGCGCGCTACGTGGCCGACGGCCATGACGTGATGGTCGTCACCTGCACGGGTGGTGAAGCGGGCAGCATCTTGAACCCGGCCATGGAACGACCGGACGTGCTGGCCAACATGCAGGCGATCCGCAGGCAGGAGATGGCGGAGGCCGCTGCGATCCTCGGCGTCCGGCACCGCTGGCTCGGCTACGTCGACTCGGGCCTGCCCGAGGGCGATCCGACGCCACCGCTGCCGGAGGGCTGCTTCGCCACGGTCGATCCCGCGGGGCCGACCGCCGACCTGGTGGCGCTGCTGCGCGAGTTCCGCCCGCACGTCGTGATCACCTACGACGAGAACGGCGGTTACCCGCACCCCGACCACATCCGCTGCCACGAGGTGTCGATGGCCGCGTTCGACGCGGCGGGCGACCCGGAGCTGCACCAGGACGCGGGCGAGCCGTGGCAGCCGTTGAAGCTGTACTACTCGCACGGCTTCTCCCGGAAGAAGATGCAGCTGTTCCACGACGCCCTGCTGGAGCGCGGCCTGGAGTCGCCCTACGGCGACTGGCTCGCGAAGTGGGACGGCAGCAGGCCCGACAACGACGAGCGGGTCACGACCCGCGTCGAGTGCGGGGCATACTTCGAGGTGCGGGACAACGCGCTGCGCGCGCACGCGACCCAGATCGACCCGGACAGCCGGTGGTTCGCGGTCCCGCTGGACATCCAGCGAGCGCTGTGGCCCACGGAGGACTACGAGCTGGTGCGCTCGCTGGTCGATTCGACGTTGCCGGAGGACGACCTGTTCTCCGGAGTGCGGGAGAAGGTGTCGGCATGA
- a CDS encoding thioredoxin domain-containing protein, translated as MNRLEDATSPYLLQHADNPVQWWPWSPEAFEEARRRDVPVLLSVGYAACHWCHVMAHESFEDADIAAVMNEHFVNIKVDREERPDVDSVYMEATQAMTGQGGWPMTCFLTPDGEPFHCGTYYPPKPLHGMPSFPQLLDAVAAAWSERGAEVRQAATRVVEQLAGQRPPLPESSLDDEVLESAVSRLGSEFDEANAGFGGAPKFPPSMVVEFLLRHHERTGSAEALRLAQRSCEAMARGGLYDQLAGGFARYSVDAEWVVPHFEKMLYDNALLLRAYAHLARLDTDSAESARRVTRETGEFLLRDLRTAEGAFAASLDADTEGVEGLTYVWTPEELREVLGEQDAQWAAELLAVTPDGTFEHGASTLQLHRDPDDPVRWRRVREVLADARARRPQPGIDDKVVTAWNGMALTALVEAAAVLDEPQWITDAARVAELLVERHLVDGRLRRSSRDGVVGHAAGVLEDHGCLAEGLLALHQATGERRWLDAACELLDTALDKFADHENPGVFYDTAADAEALVRRPSDPTDNASPSGASATAAALLTAAALAGSDRATRYREAAEQAVSRAGLLGQRAPRFAGHWLATAEALAHGPVQIAVAGDQDADRAELLAVARRHAPGGAVAVAGPPEADAVPLLAGRGLVDGRTAAYVCRGYVCDRPVTSADELMSALAR; from the coding sequence ATGAACCGGCTTGAAGACGCGACCAGCCCGTACCTGTTGCAGCACGCGGACAACCCCGTGCAGTGGTGGCCGTGGTCGCCGGAGGCGTTCGAGGAGGCCCGCCGCCGGGACGTGCCGGTGCTGCTGTCGGTCGGCTACGCCGCGTGCCACTGGTGCCACGTGATGGCGCACGAGTCCTTCGAGGACGCCGACATCGCGGCCGTCATGAACGAGCACTTCGTGAACATCAAGGTCGACCGGGAGGAGCGTCCCGACGTCGACTCGGTGTACATGGAGGCCACCCAGGCCATGACCGGGCAGGGCGGCTGGCCGATGACGTGCTTCCTCACGCCGGACGGCGAACCGTTCCACTGCGGCACCTACTACCCGCCGAAACCGCTGCACGGGATGCCGTCGTTCCCGCAGCTGCTCGACGCCGTGGCCGCGGCGTGGTCGGAGCGCGGCGCCGAGGTTCGGCAGGCCGCGACCCGAGTCGTCGAGCAGCTCGCCGGGCAGCGCCCGCCGCTTCCCGAATCCAGCCTGGACGACGAGGTGCTGGAGTCGGCGGTGTCCCGGCTGGGCTCCGAGTTCGACGAGGCGAACGCCGGGTTCGGCGGGGCGCCGAAGTTCCCGCCGTCGATGGTCGTGGAGTTCCTGCTGCGCCACCACGAGCGCACCGGCTCGGCCGAGGCGCTGCGCCTGGCGCAGCGGTCCTGCGAGGCGATGGCCCGCGGCGGGCTGTACGACCAGCTCGCCGGTGGTTTCGCGCGCTACAGCGTCGACGCCGAATGGGTCGTGCCGCACTTCGAGAAGATGCTCTACGACAACGCCCTGCTGCTGCGCGCCTACGCCCACTTGGCACGGCTGGACACCGACTCGGCTGAGTCGGCGCGGCGGGTGACCCGCGAGACCGGTGAGTTCCTGCTGCGAGACCTGCGCACCGCCGAAGGCGCGTTCGCCGCGTCCCTCGACGCCGACACCGAGGGCGTCGAAGGGCTCACCTACGTCTGGACGCCGGAGGAGCTGCGCGAAGTGCTCGGCGAGCAGGACGCGCAGTGGGCCGCGGAGCTGCTCGCCGTGACCCCGGACGGCACCTTCGAGCACGGCGCCTCCACCCTCCAGCTGCACCGGGATCCTGACGACCCGGTGCGGTGGCGCCGGGTTCGCGAGGTCCTCGCGGACGCCCGCGCCCGCCGGCCGCAGCCGGGGATCGACGACAAGGTGGTCACGGCGTGGAACGGCATGGCGCTGACCGCGCTGGTCGAAGCCGCCGCGGTCCTCGACGAACCGCAGTGGATCACCGACGCCGCCCGGGTCGCCGAGCTGCTGGTCGAGCGGCACCTCGTCGACGGGCGGTTGCGCCGCAGCTCCCGCGACGGCGTCGTGGGCCATGCGGCCGGGGTCCTGGAGGACCACGGCTGCCTCGCGGAGGGGTTGCTCGCGCTGCACCAGGCCACGGGTGAGCGGCGGTGGCTGGACGCGGCGTGCGAGCTGCTGGACACCGCGCTGGACAAGTTCGCCGATCACGAGAACCCCGGCGTCTTCTACGACACCGCCGCGGACGCGGAGGCGCTGGTGCGGCGACCCTCCGATCCCACGGACAACGCCAGCCCGTCGGGTGCTTCGGCGACCGCCGCCGCGCTGCTGACGGCCGCCGCGCTGGCCGGCTCGGACCGCGCCACCCGGTACCGCGAGGCCGCCGAGCAGGCGGTGTCCAGGGCGGGACTGCTGGGGCAGCGCGCGCCGCGCTTCGCCGGGCACTGGCTGGCCACCGCCGAGGCGCTGGCACACGGGCCCGTGCAGATCGCCGTCGCCGGAGACCAGGACGCGGACCGGGCCGAGCTGCTGGCCGTCGCCCGCAGGCACGCGCCGGGCGGCGCGGTCGCGGTGGCGGGACCACCGGAGGCGGACGCGGTGCCGCTGCTGGCCGGGCGCGGCCTCGTCGACGGGCGCACCGCCGCCTACGTCTGCCGCGGGTACGTATGCGATCGCCCGGTCACTTCGGCCGACGAGCTGATGTCCGCGCTCGCCCGCTGA
- the trhA gene encoding PAQR family membrane homeostasis protein TrhA, translated as MRGWIHLWSLVAAVASGATLISLAAATVGAAAALGTSIYVATVLGLFGVSALYHRKTWNSVDARTWMRRLDHSMIFLFIAGTYTPFAMLAMQPTTGAVVLAVVWGGALGGVVLKLAWPNGPRWVGVPVYLALGWVAVFVLPELLSNAGVAAFVLLVVGGVLYSLGAICYASRWPDPWPKTFGYHEFFHAAVTVAAICHHVSIWLALYA; from the coding sequence ATGCGCGGCTGGATCCACCTCTGGTCCCTGGTCGCCGCCGTCGCTTCGGGCGCGACGCTGATCTCGCTCGCGGCGGCCACCGTGGGTGCCGCCGCGGCACTCGGGACCTCCATCTACGTGGCGACCGTGCTCGGCCTGTTCGGGGTCAGCGCGCTCTACCACCGCAAGACCTGGAACTCGGTGGACGCGCGGACCTGGATGCGCCGCCTGGACCACTCGATGATCTTCCTGTTCATCGCGGGCACCTACACGCCGTTCGCGATGCTGGCGATGCAGCCCACCACCGGCGCGGTCGTGCTGGCCGTGGTGTGGGGCGGCGCGCTCGGCGGCGTGGTGCTGAAGCTGGCGTGGCCGAACGGGCCGCGCTGGGTCGGCGTGCCGGTGTACCTCGCGCTGGGCTGGGTCGCCGTGTTCGTGCTGCCGGAGCTGCTGTCGAACGCGGGCGTGGCGGCGTTCGTGCTGCTCGTGGTCGGCGGCGTGCTCTACTCGCTGGGCGCGATCTGCTACGCGAGCCGGTGGCCGGACCCGTGGCCGAAGACCTTCGGGTACCACGAGTTCTTCCACGCGGCCGTGACGGTGGCGGCGATCTGCCACCACGTGTCGATCTGGCTCGCCCTCTACGCCTGA
- a CDS encoding isoprenyl transferase yields MALKVRVRELIYDVYERRLRRKLRGARAPRHVGVILDGNRRWAKEAGLDIAHGHRAGARKISELLGWCQEAKVEVVTLWLLSTDNLNRSSAELDALLEIIAGVVDELTDASNPWRVRIVGALDMLPTETAARLSAAALRTEGRTGMQVNVAAGYGGRQEIADAVRKLLQQHAETGTTIEELAEFLTVDHISEHLYTSGQPDPDLLIRTSGEQRLSGFMLWQSAHSEFWFCEAYWPAFRRVDFLRALREYSARHRRYGAG; encoded by the coding sequence GTGGCGCTCAAGGTTCGTGTGCGAGAACTCATCTATGACGTGTACGAGAGGCGGCTGCGCCGCAAGCTCAGAGGCGCCAGAGCGCCGCGACATGTGGGCGTGATCCTCGACGGCAACCGCCGATGGGCGAAGGAAGCCGGGCTCGACATCGCGCACGGCCACCGGGCGGGTGCGCGCAAGATCAGCGAACTGCTCGGCTGGTGCCAGGAGGCCAAGGTCGAGGTGGTCACGCTGTGGCTGCTGTCGACCGACAACCTCAACCGCTCCAGCGCGGAGCTCGACGCCCTGCTGGAGATCATCGCCGGGGTCGTCGACGAGCTCACCGACGCGAGCAACCCGTGGCGGGTGCGCATCGTCGGGGCGCTGGACATGCTGCCCACCGAGACGGCCGCCCGGCTCTCGGCCGCCGCGCTGCGCACCGAGGGGCGCACCGGGATGCAGGTCAACGTCGCCGCCGGTTACGGCGGACGGCAGGAGATCGCCGACGCGGTGCGCAAGCTCCTGCAGCAGCACGCGGAGACGGGCACCACCATCGAGGAGCTCGCGGAGTTCCTCACCGTGGACCACATCTCCGAGCACCTCTACACCTCCGGCCAGCCGGACCCGGACCTGCTGATCCGCACGTCCGGTGAGCAGCGGCTGTCCGGTTTCATGCTGTGGCAGTCGGCGCACTCGGAGTTCTGGTTCTGCGAGGCGTACTGGCCGGCGTTCCGGCGAGTCGACTTCCTGCGCGCGTTGCGCGAGTACTCGGCGCGGCACCGCCGCTACGGCGCGGGCTGA
- a CDS encoding DUF885 domain-containing protein yields MDPSELVRGYLRLGLRFGRLDDGTVLSCTADPRTCRGVEREPVSSPGALVAQAARLRAALPDSGLPEVRARFLDAQLAALECRGRKLAGQPMSFRDEVEGCFQVRPERGDPERYRQAHAELSDVLPGSGDPAARLALLSERERVPPEVVPRAVRALSAALRARVRARVELPTQEQVRYRFVRARPWAALHRYLGEFRSLVAIDLERAGWAGNLPALVAHESYPGHHAEHCRKERLLVDERGWHEHRIALRDTPQSLLAEGLADAGLRLAVGPGWGRWASEVLAESGVAFDGELAERVHDVLLRLRRVRLDAALWLHEDGAGEDEVVARLVRWACLPAARARAFVRFIADPRWRLYAVTYVVGAELLHGRIAAGEDLGKRLGEPWTPVALADVPSVNGRAGLPGESALIRSADAFS; encoded by the coding sequence GTGGACCCCTCGGAGCTGGTGCGCGGATACCTCCGGCTCGGGTTGCGCTTCGGCCGGCTCGACGACGGGACGGTGCTGTCCTGCACCGCCGATCCGCGGACGTGCCGCGGCGTCGAGCGTGAGCCCGTATCAAGCCCCGGCGCGCTCGTGGCGCAGGCCGCTCGGCTGCGCGCCGCGCTGCCGGATTCCGGGCTGCCGGAGGTGCGTGCCAGGTTCCTCGACGCGCAGCTCGCCGCGCTGGAGTGCCGCGGCAGGAAGCTCGCCGGGCAGCCGATGTCGTTCCGCGACGAGGTCGAAGGGTGCTTCCAGGTCCGCCCGGAGCGCGGCGATCCGGAGCGGTACCGCCAGGCGCACGCGGAACTGTCCGACGTCCTGCCCGGCTCCGGTGATCCGGCGGCGCGGCTCGCCCTGCTGTCCGAGCGGGAGCGGGTGCCGCCGGAGGTGGTGCCGCGGGCCGTCCGGGCGCTCTCGGCGGCCTTGCGCGCGCGGGTGCGCGCGCGAGTGGAGCTGCCGACGCAGGAGCAGGTCCGCTACCGCTTCGTCCGCGCCCGGCCGTGGGCGGCGCTGCACCGGTACCTGGGCGAGTTCCGCTCGCTGGTGGCGATCGACCTGGAGCGCGCGGGGTGGGCGGGGAACCTCCCGGCACTGGTCGCGCACGAGTCCTACCCCGGTCACCACGCCGAGCACTGCCGGAAGGAGCGGCTGCTCGTCGATGAGCGCGGGTGGCACGAGCACCGCATCGCCCTGCGGGACACGCCGCAGTCGCTGCTCGCCGAAGGGCTCGCGGACGCAGGGCTGCGCCTCGCGGTGGGGCCGGGCTGGGGGAGGTGGGCGTCGGAAGTGCTGGCGGAGTCCGGCGTCGCCTTCGACGGGGAGCTGGCGGAACGGGTGCACGACGTGCTGCTGCGGCTGCGCCGGGTTCGGCTGGACGCTGCGTTGTGGCTGCACGAGGACGGAGCGGGCGAGGACGAGGTGGTGGCTCGGCTGGTCCGCTGGGCGTGCCTGCCGGCGGCGCGGGCTCGCGCGTTCGTGCGGTTCATCGCGGATCCGCGGTGGCGGCTCTACGCGGTCACCTACGTCGTGGGAGCGGAGCTGCTGCACGGGAGGATCGCCGCCGGAGAGGACCTGGGGAAGCGGCTCGGCGAGCCGTGGACGCCGGTCGCGCTCGCCGACGTCCCGTCGGTGAACGGCCGGGCGGGCCTGCCGGGGGAATCGGCGCTGATCCGATCAGCGGATGCGTTCAGCTAG
- a CDS encoding PhoH family protein: MTTRRSQAAAEHPAQAEVSAGVAAPTEVRTYVLDTSVLLSDPWAMTRFAEHRVVLPLVVISELEAKRHHPELGWFAREALRGLDELRIEHGRLDAPVEIGELGGTLHVELNHSDPQVLPPGFRTDSNDARILACSLNLAADGHLVTLVTKDMPLRVKAASVALEADEYRAQDVVSTGWNGMADLDVPPESVDVLFKEGEADLDDAKDLPANTGLRLLAGTQSALGRVTADKQVKLVRGDREAFGLHGRSAEQRIALDLLLDQDVGIVSLGGRAGTGKSALALCAGLEAVLERQQHRKVVVFRPVYAVGGQELGYLPGSENEKMQPWAQAVFDTLGALASENVLEEVTERGMLEVLPLTHIRGRSLHDSFVIVDEAQSLERNVLLTVLSRLGANSRVVLTHDVAQRDNLRVGRHDGVAAVIEKLKGHPLFAHITLTRSERSPVAALVTEMLEGEFTP; the protein is encoded by the coding sequence GTGACCACACGACGTTCCCAGGCCGCAGCGGAACACCCGGCCCAGGCCGAGGTTTCCGCAGGCGTCGCAGCCCCAACGGAGGTCCGCACCTACGTGCTCGACACCTCGGTGCTGCTGTCCGATCCGTGGGCGATGACCCGCTTCGCCGAGCACCGCGTGGTGCTACCGCTGGTCGTGATCAGCGAACTAGAGGCGAAGCGGCATCACCCCGAACTCGGCTGGTTCGCCCGCGAGGCCCTGCGCGGCCTCGATGAACTGCGAATCGAGCACGGCCGTCTGGACGCGCCGGTCGAGATCGGCGAGCTCGGCGGCACGTTGCACGTCGAGCTCAACCACTCCGATCCGCAGGTGCTGCCACCAGGTTTCCGCACCGACTCCAACGACGCCCGGATCTTGGCGTGTTCGCTGAACCTCGCCGCGGACGGGCACCTGGTCACCTTGGTGACCAAGGACATGCCGTTGCGGGTGAAGGCGGCGTCGGTCGCGCTGGAGGCCGACGAATACCGGGCTCAGGACGTGGTCTCCACGGGCTGGAACGGCATGGCGGACCTCGACGTGCCACCGGAATCGGTCGACGTGCTGTTCAAGGAGGGCGAGGCCGATCTCGACGATGCCAAGGACCTGCCCGCGAACACCGGGCTGCGGCTGCTCGCCGGCACCCAGAGCGCACTGGGCAGGGTCACCGCCGACAAGCAGGTGAAGCTGGTGCGCGGCGACCGCGAGGCCTTCGGCCTGCACGGCCGCTCCGCCGAGCAGCGCATCGCGCTGGACCTGCTGCTCGACCAGGACGTCGGCATCGTGTCGCTCGGCGGCCGGGCCGGTACCGGCAAGTCGGCGCTCGCGCTGTGCGCCGGGCTGGAGGCCGTGCTCGAACGCCAGCAGCACCGCAAGGTCGTGGTGTTCCGGCCGGTGTACGCGGTCGGCGGCCAGGAGCTGGGCTACCTGCCGGGCAGCGAGAACGAGAAGATGCAGCCCTGGGCGCAGGCGGTCTTCGACACGTTGGGCGCGTTGGCCAGTGAGAACGTGCTCGAAGAGGTCACCGAGCGGGGCATGCTGGAGGTGCTGCCGCTGACCCACATCCGGGGCCGGTCGCTGCACGACTCGTTCGTGATCGTGGACGAGGCCCAGTCGCTGGAGCGCAACGTGCTGCTCACGGTGCTGTCCCGGCTCGGCGCGAACTCGCGCGTGGTGCTGACCCACGACGTGGCGCAGCGGGACAACCTGCGCGTCGGGCGGCACGACGGGGTCGCGGCGGTGATCGAGAAGCTCAAGGGGCACCCGCTGTTCGCCCACATCACGCTCACCCGCTCGGAGCGCTCGCCGGTGGCGGCGCTGGTGACGGAGATGCTGGAAGGGGAGTTCACGCCCTGA
- a CDS encoding GuaB1 family IMP dehydrogenase-related protein — MQFLNGQQPTTDLTYDDVFLAPRRSGVESRFDVDLSTSDGSGATLPVVVANMTAVAGRRMAETMARRGGLVVLPQDVAPSAVAEIVSWVKERHPVWDTPLVLRPDDAVADVLNLLPKRSHGAVVVVDDDRRPVGVVDEAACAGVDRFARVGEVADHHPVVLALETKPREVFEQLDRQGRQVALAVDAEGRLAGILTQRGSLRAEIYAPALDAAGRLRVAAAVGVNGDVPGKAAALLAAGVDALVVDTAHGHQEKMINALRSVRALDPTVPVAAGNVVTADGVRDLVEAGADVIKVGVGPGAMCTTRMMTGVGRPQFSAVAECAAAARELGKHVWADGGVRHPRDVALALAAGASSVMVGSWFAGTHESPGDLLRDEHGRAYKESFGMASKRAVGARTRTDSAFDQARKALYEEGISSSRMKVDPKRPGVEDLLDEISSGLRSSCTYAGARTLAEFHERALVGIQSAAGFAEGRPLPTGW, encoded by the coding sequence GTGCAGTTCTTGAACGGGCAGCAGCCCACCACCGACCTGACCTATGACGACGTGTTCCTGGCACCGCGCCGCTCCGGCGTCGAGTCCCGGTTCGACGTCGACCTCTCGACCTCCGACGGATCGGGCGCGACGTTGCCCGTCGTGGTCGCCAACATGACCGCCGTCGCGGGCCGTCGGATGGCCGAGACCATGGCCCGCCGCGGCGGGCTCGTGGTGCTGCCGCAGGACGTCGCCCCGAGCGCCGTCGCCGAGATCGTGTCGTGGGTGAAGGAGCGCCACCCCGTCTGGGACACCCCGCTGGTGCTGCGCCCGGACGACGCCGTCGCCGACGTGCTCAACCTGCTGCCGAAGCGTTCGCACGGAGCCGTCGTGGTCGTCGACGACGACCGGCGGCCGGTGGGCGTGGTCGACGAGGCCGCCTGCGCGGGAGTGGACCGGTTCGCCCGGGTCGGCGAGGTCGCCGACCACCACCCGGTGGTGCTGGCGCTGGAGACCAAGCCGCGCGAGGTCTTCGAGCAGCTCGACCGCCAGGGCAGGCAGGTCGCCCTCGCCGTCGACGCCGAAGGCAGGCTCGCCGGGATCCTCACCCAGCGCGGTTCGCTGCGCGCGGAGATCTACGCGCCCGCTTTGGACGCCGCGGGCAGGCTACGGGTCGCCGCGGCGGTGGGCGTGAACGGTGACGTGCCCGGCAAGGCGGCGGCGCTGCTCGCTGCGGGCGTGGACGCGCTCGTCGTGGACACCGCGCACGGCCACCAGGAGAAGATGATCAACGCGCTGCGCTCGGTGCGCGCGCTCGACCCGACGGTGCCCGTGGCCGCCGGCAACGTGGTCACCGCCGACGGCGTGCGCGACCTCGTCGAAGCCGGCGCCGACGTGATCAAGGTCGGCGTCGGTCCGGGCGCCATGTGCACCACCCGCATGATGACCGGCGTGGGCCGTCCGCAGTTCTCGGCCGTCGCCGAATGCGCCGCCGCCGCCCGCGAACTCGGCAAGCACGTGTGGGCCGACGGCGGGGTCCGCCACCCGCGGGACGTGGCGCTGGCGCTGGCAGCCGGGGCTTCCTCGGTGATGGTCGGCTCCTGGTTCGCGGGCACCCACGAATCACCCGGCGACCTGCTGCGCGACGAGCACGGCCGGGCGTACAAGGAGTCCTTCGGCATGGCGTCCAAGCGCGCCGTCGGCGCCCGGACCCGCACCGACAGCGCCTTCGACCAGGCCCGCAAGGCGCTCTACGAAGAAGGGATCTCCAGCTCCCGGATGAAGGTCGACCCGAAGCGCCCCGGCGTCGAGGACCTGCTGGACGAGATCAGCTCCGGCCTGCGCTCCTCCTGCACCTACGCGGGAGCGCGCACCCTCGCCGAGTTCCACGAGCGGGCGCTGGTCGGCATCCAGTCCGCCGCGGGCTTCGCCGAAGGCCGCCCGCTGCCCACCGGCTGGTGA
- a CDS encoding DUF4288 domain-containing protein, with protein sequence MTTPGDDEQVGSIDIGSGSIDPRDFQPSTTSAKAEFYVALMLIEISSESAAEPQLYEESFVLVKAESDEEAKEKAVDYGKQQAASYHNEDGELITWKFKELIEVKQVEDATFDDGSELYSRFFRNYSAYRSFEPLLSGEEI encoded by the coding sequence ATGACCACACCAGGCGACGACGAGCAGGTCGGCTCCATCGACATCGGTTCGGGCAGCATCGATCCGCGCGATTTCCAGCCCAGCACCACCTCCGCCAAGGCCGAGTTCTACGTCGCGCTGATGCTCATCGAGATCTCGTCGGAATCCGCCGCCGAACCCCAGCTCTACGAGGAGTCCTTCGTGCTGGTCAAGGCCGAATCGGACGAGGAGGCCAAGGAGAAGGCCGTCGACTACGGCAAGCAGCAGGCGGCGAGCTACCACAACGAGGACGGCGAGCTGATCACCTGGAAGTTCAAGGAGCTCATCGAGGTCAAGCAGGTCGAGGACGCCACCTTCGACGACGGCTCCGAGCTCTACAGCCGCTTCTTCCGCAACTACAGCGCCTACCGCTCCTTCGAACCCCTCCTCAGCGGCGAAGAGATCTGA